Part of the Anopheles coluzzii chromosome 3, AcolN3, whole genome shotgun sequence genome is shown below.
CAACTAAACGGAACAAAATCAACCAGTCCAGTTTAGGCGGCTTTCACTTCCAGCAGCTGTGGATAGTTTTCCACCACGTTCAATAGCATCGTGTCGATGTAATGCTTCAGTCGTCGGttctcctcttccttctcCTGGAATGCGACCTGGAGCTGTAACGAAGGTATAGTATACAGACCGTCAATATCAAATGAGAAAGCTTATGTACAGCGTTATGAAGCCAAAGATTGTAAAAACTGCGCAACACACATAACCATCACCGCCAAACCAACGGACATACAATAGGATTAAGTAAAGCACGCTTAACAATGATTAGTTCTTAGTCGAATCGTGTAAAGAAACAGCTTAGGAAGAGTTTGTGAAATAAAAAGCTTAATCAGAGACCAATAGTAGTTAATATAAAGCCAGAAAATGTAAATCATATTGCCCTGCTATATCAAATAACGTATTTCAATATTAATTGTAAATAGAAGCCTAATTCATATACTTGTACAAAGGAAACTTGTACAAAGGAAGAGTAAATTATTTGATAAAAGAGACcgattaaaaaataaaaccttgtTAAAAACCTTGTTGTTTTAAAAACCTTGTGTTACCGACcttgttaaaaaataaaatgttaactaTATCAAAACTTCAAAAGTTTACTATAAACGTAGGTAAAGATTCGTGAATTATCGGAACAGTAATAGTATTTGGAAGTTATGACAAGATAGAACAAGGAATCGTTCAAATGTTAATGACTTACGTTCAATAAAACTAAATTAATACTTTACAAAGTGTCTCTTGGGGGGATTTTTTACCGACAGATGCACCACCGTACAACATTATTCAACCAAAGTATTTTTTTGAGTATTGTTAATTCTGCAAACCATATTAACTCACCCAACCCAATGCTGCACAAAGATGTTAGTTTGTTTGTGGGtagtacaaaaaagaaaacattaaacaatcgaagaaaaaaaacagcatcccAAGAAGATAAGTATGATTAGAAGCCGATCGTTTTGATCGCGAAACATGATATGGAGCAGAGGAGCAAACAAAGACTATACGCCATCAGTACCGTCAAACTAACCTGTGTTAATGACGCTAAAGTGGTCGAATCAACGGTATCCTGTGAAAGGgggcaaaaagaagaagatacagAAGCGTGACACAATTGAGATAAACAAACAAGTGGACAAGTGTGTGGACCCGACCGACGACGCTCAACAGACGGATATTCGGTTCCGGTGAACGAATCAACATCAAGTAGGAGGATAGCGGCGCATGACGCAACATCACCCTACAGTGTTGCGGTGAAATCTAAACTAAGTTAAGCTCTAGTGATAAGGGTCAAGACGTAACGTGATGGAACAACATACAGACACGATAATGCAACACCCTAACCATCCTAGACGTagtagaaaagcaaacgcTTTCTTTCCCCGTCCGCAAAAGCAACTCGAATCGAACACACATTGTTGTGTTATCTCGTTCCGAAACGTCGTTTTTTACCTGATTTTGGCTCATGGCTTCTAGCTCTTGGGCCAAACTGTTCGAGGTCCCGTTCAGCAGATTACGCCCTTCCTCAATGCTACGGGTCAACATCATAGCCTGAAGCTCTTCGTTCGCTTCCTCCAGTGACTTGTTCTTCTGGCGCAATTCGTCCATTTCCTGATGCAATTCCTCCAGTCGCAGCGACTCGGGCGATGTCGTTGGCAGTGCGGGCCCACGCTCAGAACGCAGCCGTTCACATTCCTTGCCAAGCTCTACCATCAGTTCCTCTGCCGCTTGCTTCTCGGCTCTATGCCTACAAGTACAAGTAAACGCAGttatcagcaacaacaacataaaaaccGGAAACATATTATCATTCGCACAGTGTCAGTTATGACGCACGAAAATCAATTGCaacacaaactcactttttctcCTCTGCCCTTGCTTCCGCCAGATCCTGCTGCGAGATCATCAGCGAATCCCGAGCTTTCTCCAGCTTCTCCTCCGTCGCATGCAGATCGGCCGCCTGTTTGTCACTTTGCAGGCGCAATCGTTGGATCTCCTCCCGCAAGCTGGTTACCTCCATCTCCATCGTCCGTATCCGGATCTGACAGTTTTCATTCTGCAATTTTGCCTCCCGCTCGACGCGGGCCAGCAACTCCCTGTGACGCTTTTGTTCTTCAGCCAATCGTTCTTCCGCCCGCAATTCAGtctgaaaataaaaacaacaacaagaaaacataAGTAAACACATAAATAAGAAGAGTTTTACAATGCAAATGCCAACGTCCGATCCCTCCACCACCGGATGAATGGCAACGCCCGCCCCCCTCATTGGGTGGGGCCATCCGTTTCCGGCCAATCGAAGTATGACCATTCATGCGACACAAACATTAATCGAATCGaatcaacagcaacacacacacacacacactggtgtgGTGGGTTCCCTGCGCAAATTGCCGAGAACGTGCGTAGTTAGCAATAGAATGTAAGCCGTGAGTATCAAACTGTGGTTCAATTTGATTGTTACTTCGGCAATTACTTGTGTGACGGAATGATTTATGTCAAAAATACATCCTCTCCTTGTGTCAATGAACTTCAGCTTCTATCAGCACAATCACTGCACATACAATCGTAACACAAGCACTAGCAGCATAATATGGCGCGGTTCGACCATACACGATCAACGAATCTTGCACAACCCAACTATgaatattcaattaaattttaccCTTCTTCTTTTACAACCCTTTTTTGTTACTGTCAGTAAGCCTCACCTGCGATAATATCGTACATGCCTTGcctatgcgcttctgccattGCCCAAAAAGGGCCTGAGCAGTGAATTGGTAATCTATacctttatttaattttccttgATGGGCAGTTAGCTTTTCTTTTACCCATTACGAtcatttctttccttcctgTGTGCCTTTGGGTGCCTATATTACGGCTTCGTCAGTTTCTGCAGCACATAATTTGATGttggtttacattttttttatgaattttaattaaaccaaCATGCCGCAAAAGATTTTAGATTAAGCAATCAACGACTTATTGTGTAAGTGTACGTTATACTCAAACGTTAAAAACTCGAATCgtttatgataaaaaaaagtataattaATATGGATCGTGTTCAGTTTTTACAAAAATTACGTTTCTTTGCAGCAAATGTACGAATGTGCGTTGAATTTAACGTGTTTCCATTTTCTTGTTGCGCTTGCACAGCGTCACATTCGTTACGCATGTTGTTTAGGTAGGACTTAAGTGATGGATAGATCAGTGACAAACTTTGTGGCATAAATAGTCAAAATCTTTGAAACAAAACCGGAAAAGATACAGGTAAAGAAACATATCAATAAACCCAGTTCCAAACATCAGGATAGTTCTAACGACGAAAAATAGCCTTACCATGACTCAACACACAGAAACTACACAATTACAATAATATATAGTAGATGATGACTTATACCATCATATGTATGAATTATCATTTGTGTCACTTACCTCTCTCAGCTGCTCCTCCAGCATATGATAACGCGCTTGAAGGACGGCATATTCCGTTTTCGTTCTACTCGTGCGATCGTCCACATTGCTCTGGGTGTCTGCCAGATTGGTGACTTGCCGTTGTAGTATTTCGAGCTGCAatttgtaacaaaaacaataccaTTGTTATAGCGAATTCATTCAGAACACTCACACCACTGAACATAAATGCTGGggtagttttaaaaaaaagatgaatcaTGTGCCGATAGATGTACGCAAAGTCATAGACCTATTTTTCCGAGGGTTATAGACCTTACACACCTACCACACTGTACCGGAATAGCTACATAAAAAATATTCGCTAAAAGGTTATTTTTGCAAGACGTCATACAAGACGAGGTATTCGGGATGGACTGGTTGCCAAAAATATCTCAAAAAATTACATCTTTCTTGCTCCCGTGTGTTGTATCCTACCACTTTACGCAATAATGCTTCTTAATGTTACTTACTTGTTCGTTTAAATTATCACATAGGTCGGTCTTGATTAGATCGCTCATTTTACTGCTACTGTTGCTCGACTTTAAAATGTACTTATTGCTGAGCTCTGGATTATCGTTGATCAGCTTCAGATTGTTGTTGATCAAGTTGTTTTTGGCATTTTTCTCCTCGATCGTAACCGAGCTGATGAggttgttcgttttgttgttgagcattttgatgttgagtatacCTCCGCTCACATTACCGTTCGCTGtaatgctgttgttgttcagCTGGTAAGCGTCGAGAGCATTTCCGTTTTGGTTTGGGTTACCGTAATCGTCCAGGAAAAATCCCGACTGCGGCCCGGACGAAGGGAAGTCATTTGGGTGCAGGCTGAGGAACGTTTCCTCGTCGATCAGCACCGGCTGATCGGGTGGGATGTACCCGTTTAAGCGTAAATCTTCCAGACTAGATGAGGACGTGCGCGACTGCTTGTCGAGCGACGTGATGCCgatgctgccggtgctgctgctgctgccgcagtTACCATTTGCAGCATTGATCGGCACTGTGGGACCAACGAACTCAAACTGACCCTGCCACATATCGTAGTCTAGATCCAGACTGTCCGGTTGGCTGGTCGAGGAGGGCGTCGTGGCCGATGTCGGTGTCGTCGACAGGTAGTCGACTTTCTTCGTCGTGGTCATCATTTTGAGCGGTGAAAGTTTGTCACTAAGTCGGTGCCAATTCATTGGGCTGGTGGCAGCGATCGGTCATTATTTACACGGGACAATCACAGACCAAGGCTTCATGTGCCTTTTTCAACGTTTTCACTAACGCAACCACTAATTGCAC
Proteins encoded:
- the LOC120959622 gene encoding rab11 family-interacting protein 4B isoform X2 gives rise to the protein MNWHRLSDKLSPLKMMTTTKKVDYLSTTPTSATTPSSTSQPDSLDLDYDMWQGQFEFVGPTVPINAANGNCGSSSSTGSIGITSLDKQSRTSSSSLEDLRLNGYIPPDQPVLIDEETFLSLHPNDFPSSGPQSGFFLDDYGNPNQNGNALDAYQLNNNSITANGNVSGGILNIKMLNNKTNNLISSVTIEEKNAKNNLINNNLKLINDNPELSNKYILKSSNSSSKMSDLIKTDLCDNLNEQLEILQRQVTNLADTQSNVDDRTSRTKTEYAVLQARYHMLEEQLRETELRAEERLAEEQKRHRELLARVEREAKLQNENCQIRIRTMEMEVTSLREEIQRLRLQSDKQAADLHATEEKLEKARDSLMISQQDLAEARAEEKKHRAEKQAAEELMVELGKECERLRSERGPALPTTSPESLRLEELHQEMDELRQKNKSLEEANEELQAMMLTRSIEEGRNLLNGTSNSLAQELEAMSQNQLQVAFQEKEEENRRLKHYIDTMLLNVVENYPQLLEVKAA